The genomic interval CTAAAAGAAGCGAAAGTATATACGATACTTTTGGCGTTGGGCATTCTTCTACTTCTATTTCTGCCGCTTTAGGAATGGCGATTGCCTCTAAATTAAAAGGCGATTTCGAAAAAGAACATATTGCCGTAATTGGCGATGCTTCTATTGCGAGCGGAATGGCTTTTGAAGGATTAAATCACGCCGGAGTTACCGATGCCAATATTTTAGTTATTTTGAATGACAATGCAATCGGAATTGATCCGAGTGTAGGTGCTTTAAAAAAATACCTTACTTCAGTTAAAAACGGAAAAAATCCGAGACAGAACAACATGATTAAGTCTTTGAATTTTGATTATTCTGGACCTATTGACGGTCATGATCTTCCTAAATTAATCAAAGAATTAAATCGTTTAAAAAAGATAAAAGGGCCAAAATTTCTTCACATTGTAACTACAAAAGGAAAAGGTCTGCAGCAAGCTGAAGAAAATCAGGTGAAATATCATGCGCCTGGAAAATTTGATGCTTCAACTGGAGAAATTCATTTAAAATCTGAAGAAAATCTTCCGCCTAAATATCAGGATGTTTTTGGTTTAACGATTTTAGATTTGGCCAAAAAAAATGAAAAAATAATAGGAATTACGCCTGCAATGCCTTCTGGAAGTTCTTTAAAATTTATGATGGACGAACTGCCCGATCGCGCTTTTGATGTGGGAATTGCCGAACAGCATGCCGTAACGCTAGCCGCAGGAATGGCGACTCAAGGCATGATTGTGTATTGCAATATTTATTCGACTTTTTTACAACGTGCTTACGATCAGGTTATCCATGACGTGGCATTGCAAAATTTGCCAGTCATTTTCTGTTTAGATCGAGCTGGATTGGTTGGCGAAGATGGCGCAACGCATCACGGTGTTTTTGACATCGCTTATCTGCGCTCGATTCCAAATATGATGATTTATGCACCGCTTAACGAAATCGAACTTCAAAATATTCTGTACACCGCCCAATTAGGATTAGAGCATCCGATTGCGATTCGTTACCCAAGAGGGCGTGGTGTTATATCAAATTGGGAAGTAGAAAATTTCAGACATTACGAAAAAATTGAAATCGGTTCTGCAAAATGTTTAAAAGATGGTATGAAAATTGCTGTTCTGTCGGCCGGAACGATTGGAAATAATGTTATAGCAGCTCTGAAAGAATCAACCAATTCTAATGAAATTGCACATTATAACTTTAGCTTTATTAAACCATTAGACATCAATACATTAAACTACATTTTTTCTAACTTCGAAAGCATAATAACAATTGAAGATGGTGTTAAAAAAGGTGGTTTTGGAAGTGCTGTTTTAGAGTTTGCGGCATCAAATAATTTCAAAAACAATATTGAAATTTTAGGTGTTCCAGACGAATTTATTGAACATGGAACAGTAGAACAGCTACAACAATTATGTAATATTGACGTTAAAAGTCTAGTAAAACTTTTTTCTAACGATTCAAAATAAGTATTTTGCGACACCAAAACAATTACCAAATGAAATTATTACGTTCAACCCTTTTGCTATTTTTACTGCTAAGTACATCTACTATTTTCGCCCAAATTATACAAACCACTTTAAGTCCAAATCAAGCGCCTAAACCGCCTTCCAACTGGTCAAAAAAGAATCAATTAGGTTTTGATATTTCTGAAATCGCATTTGTGAATTGGAGTGCCGGGGGAACAAGTTCTATTTCTGGTTTATTTAAAGGTGAATTTGGAAGAACGTATGCTAAGAAAAATCATAAATGGGTTAACGAGCTTATTGTAAAATATGGTTTAAACAAACAAGACGGAACTGAATTGAGAAAAACAGACGACGCTCTCCAGTTTAACTCGACTTACGGGTTTAGAAAAGATACAGCATCAAACTGGTATTATTCTTCAAAATTAAATTTCAATACGCAGTTTACAAACGGTTATAATTACCCAAACAGAGATGTTGCAATCTCTAAACCTTTTGCACCAGCTTATATATTTCTGGGAGCTGGAGCTGAGAATGCTAACAAAGCTAAAAACAGAGTTTTCTATTTCTCTCCTATTACATTAAAAACAACTTTAGTATTAGATCAATATCTTGCAAATCAGGGTTCTTTCGGGGTTAAGAAGGCGATTTATGCGCCAGATCCGCTAGATCCTACACAGCAAATATTGATTGAAGAAGGTCAGAAGGTAAAAGCCGAGTTTGGTATACTTTTTACAGCTTACATGAAAAATGAAATCTACAAAAACGTTTTTTACGAAAACAGATTGAGTTTATATACTGACTATTTGAATAAGTTCGGAAATGTCGACATTGATTACGACACTCGATTAGATCTTGTAGTAAATGCTTATGTAAAAGCTAATATCGGAGTTCACTTAATTTATGATGACGATATCAAGACTAAAAAAGATGTCGTTGATCCGACTACTGGAACCAAAACTCAGGTAAATGACGGGCCGAGAATGCAGTTAAGACAAGTTCTCGGAGTTGGATTAGTTTACGCCTTTAAATAAGAAATAAAAAAAGCTTCTTTCAGATTATTCTAAAAGAAGCTTTTTTTAATACTTCAATGAGTTTAACGTTTTTTCTGTCCTTGAATTGTTTCGTATAATTCAAGTGCATTTCCATCTGTTAAGAGCGAAACATAATGGCAGATATGTAATAATCGTTCGTATAAATTTCCTTTGTCTAAATGATGTTTTTCTGGCAGCATTTTCAAAATCAATTTATCATAATTAGAAGCAGTTCCTTCGTATTTATTATTGAATGCTGTAATAAATTTATCTAAAAGTGTTTGAATAATCTGATAACCAACAATTTCTTTTTCGATCACTTCTCGGCTTTGGTAGATTTTCTCAACGCTTAATTTGATGATATCATTCATCTGCGCTTTGTATTTACTTTTATCGGTTAAAGCATATGGAAAATTTCCAGCAAGAATAGCTTCTTCATTTTCAATAAAAACATCAACTGCATCATTGATTAAAGAACCAATTGCAAGTGCGCGTAAATAACTAATTCTATCTTCTTTTGTTTCTAATGTCTTATATTTTGCGACACCAATATTATCTTTTACCAGTTTAATTAGATATTCTAAAGCATAATCTTCTGAAACTAAACCTAAATTTATTCCGTCTTCAAAATCGATAATTGTGTAGCAAATATCATCTGCAGCTTCTACAAGATAAGCTAAAGGATGTCTTTCAAAACCAATATCATCACCAGATTTATTGGCAATCATTCCCATATCTTTGGCTACTTCTTCAAAAAATAATTTATCAGACTGAAAGAAACCATATTTTTTATCTGCAATATTATTAGTCGGCTTTTTCGGAAGGCTTTCTTTTGGATATTTCATAAAAGCCCCCAAAGTAGCATACGAAATACGAAGTCCGCCTTCGATTCCTGGACGGCTTCCCGTTAGCACAGAAAACCCATTTGCATTTCCTTCAAAATCAATTAAATCTTGCCATTGTTTATCGGTTAATTGACTTCTAAATTGCTGTCCTTTTCCGATAGAAAAATATTCTCCAATTGCTTTTTCACCAGAATGCCCAAAAGGCGGATTTCCGATATCATGCGCCAATGAAGCTGCCGCCACAATAGCACCAAAATCATTCATGTGATAACCGTGAATTTCTTTTAAATAGGGATATTTCTCAATGATTTTTTTTCCAACCAAACGCCC from Flavobacterium sp. YJ01 carries:
- a CDS encoding deoxyguanosinetriphosphate triphosphohydrolase — protein: MNWEQLLSLKRQGDTSKRLRVEQDDTRLGFEVDYDRIIFSSAFRSLQDKTQVIPLSKTDFVHTRLTHSLEVSVVGRSLGRLVGKKIIEKYPYLKEIHGYHMNDFGAIVAAASLAHDIGNPPFGHSGEKAIGEYFSIGKGQQFRSQLTDKQWQDLIDFEGNANGFSVLTGSRPGIEGGLRISYATLGAFMKYPKESLPKKPTNNIADKKYGFFQSDKLFFEEVAKDMGMIANKSGDDIGFERHPLAYLVEAADDICYTIIDFEDGINLGLVSEDYALEYLIKLVKDNIGVAKYKTLETKEDRISYLRALAIGSLINDAVDVFIENEEAILAGNFPYALTDKSKYKAQMNDIIKLSVEKIYQSREVIEKEIVGYQIIQTLLDKFITAFNNKYEGTASNYDKLILKMLPEKHHLDKGNLYERLLHICHYVSLLTDGNALELYETIQGQKKR
- a CDS encoding DUF3078 domain-containing protein — encoded protein: MKLLRSTLLLFLLLSTSTIFAQIIQTTLSPNQAPKPPSNWSKKNQLGFDISEIAFVNWSAGGTSSISGLFKGEFGRTYAKKNHKWVNELIVKYGLNKQDGTELRKTDDALQFNSTYGFRKDTASNWYYSSKLNFNTQFTNGYNYPNRDVAISKPFAPAYIFLGAGAENANKAKNRVFYFSPITLKTTLVLDQYLANQGSFGVKKAIYAPDPLDPTQQILIEEGQKVKAEFGILFTAYMKNEIYKNVFYENRLSLYTDYLNKFGNVDIDYDTRLDLVVNAYVKANIGVHLIYDDDIKTKKDVVDPTTGTKTQVNDGPRMQLRQVLGVGLVYAFK
- a CDS encoding 1-deoxy-D-xylulose-5-phosphate synthase, whose translation is MKSDLLSNIYNPADLRLLSEEQLTQVAQELRQFIIDVVSVKEGHLGASLGVVELTIALHYVFNTPEDLLVWDVGHQAYGHKILTERRENFDTNRQINGISGFPKRSESIYDTFGVGHSSTSISAALGMAIASKLKGDFEKEHIAVIGDASIASGMAFEGLNHAGVTDANILVILNDNAIGIDPSVGALKKYLTSVKNGKNPRQNNMIKSLNFDYSGPIDGHDLPKLIKELNRLKKIKGPKFLHIVTTKGKGLQQAEENQVKYHAPGKFDASTGEIHLKSEENLPPKYQDVFGLTILDLAKKNEKIIGITPAMPSGSSLKFMMDELPDRAFDVGIAEQHAVTLAAGMATQGMIVYCNIYSTFLQRAYDQVIHDVALQNLPVIFCLDRAGLVGEDGATHHGVFDIAYLRSIPNMMIYAPLNEIELQNILYTAQLGLEHPIAIRYPRGRGVISNWEVENFRHYEKIEIGSAKCLKDGMKIAVLSAGTIGNNVIAALKESTNSNEIAHYNFSFIKPLDINTLNYIFSNFESIITIEDGVKKGGFGSAVLEFAASNNFKNNIEILGVPDEFIEHGTVEQLQQLCNIDVKSLVKLFSNDSK